Proteins from one Marinobacter alexandrii genomic window:
- a CDS encoding opacity family porin: MTESNVVVPLLKKVGLVIMLFVTTTKGVGQEVEIVNQPKRMTPFVVVIYDNEQTDFVDDNIREYKASSFLLIKVANQSIESLKDTINNRLNYTDRIDLQRCYLLLIGDQQLFDKYHRLGNSLLFSSRYFLTDGQSVAAPNFMVGGLGTVKVSKVIADLKQNYLWQIRLEQIEEENVSDLNQNAIETGMGIRVSGVRPFYDGIETNIKPFFRTFSLNIYHRWSRRWQTNLDATIGLNLPSQNKIQREIQSVGFSDDEVEITIQAHVLASAGLETRYLFLPENRKLNPYVGIRLGVSSIDATETTIEVDPGDISSGGFERPDSFSPEDFESIRSPTIGISSGLQYNMSPRLMIETGLRWSNDLKNITEVAEPYFNNLSLSVGFNFRFTGRKKLFYNYMNLRSGE; the protein is encoded by the coding sequence ATGACAGAGAGTAATGTGGTTGTACCATTACTTAAGAAAGTGGGGTTAGTGATTATGTTGTTTGTAACTACAACTAAGGGAGTCGGCCAAGAGGTTGAAATTGTAAATCAACCAAAGAGAATGACTCCCTTCGTAGTTGTTATTTATGACAATGAGCAGACGGATTTTGTTGATGACAATATCCGAGAATATAAAGCAAGTTCTTTTCTGCTTATTAAGGTCGCCAACCAATCAATAGAATCTCTGAAAGACACCATCAACAATAGATTAAACTATACTGATAGGATTGATCTTCAAAGATGTTACTTACTGCTCATCGGGGATCAGCAACTATTCGATAAATATCATAGGTTAGGAAACTCTCTTTTATTCTCGAGTAGATATTTCTTGACAGATGGTCAAAGCGTAGCAGCACCTAATTTCATGGTAGGTGGATTGGGCACTGTAAAAGTCAGTAAGGTAATAGCAGACTTGAAACAAAACTACTTGTGGCAAATAAGGCTTGAGCAAATAGAGGAGGAAAATGTAAGTGACTTAAACCAGAATGCGATTGAGACGGGAATGGGTATAAGAGTGAGTGGGGTAAGGCCTTTCTATGATGGCATAGAAACAAACATTAAGCCCTTTTTTAGAACTTTTTCTTTGAATATTTATCACAGATGGAGTAGAAGATGGCAAACCAATCTAGACGCGACTATTGGCTTAAATCTACCAAGTCAAAACAAAATACAGAGAGAAATTCAATCGGTAGGATTCTCCGATGATGAAGTAGAGATAACTATACAAGCACATGTGCTGGCATCAGCTGGTCTGGAGACCAGGTACTTATTTCTGCCTGAGAATAGAAAATTAAACCCCTATGTAGGTATTCGCTTGGGCGTATCTTCAATCGACGCTACTGAAACTACCATCGAAGTTGATCCTGGAGATATTTCCAGCGGAGGATTTGAACGGCCTGACAGTTTTAGCCCTGAGGATTTTGAATCGATAAGGAGTCCCACCATTGGTATCTCTTCTGGACTCCAGTATAATATGAGTCCAAGGTTGATGATTGAAACTGGTCTTAGGTGGAGTAATGACCTGAAGAATATTACAGAAGTAGCAGAACCCTACTTCAATAATTTGTCTCTTTCGGTAGGATTTAACTTTCGATTCACCGGAAGGAAGAAGCTTTTTTATAATTATATGAATTTGAGAAGTGGCGAGTAG